The Flavobacterium johnsoniae UW101 genomic interval ATATCCTTTTGTCGTTAAGACCAATAAAATGACGATTACAATTTTTCTCATACTATTTTTTAGATGCTGAATAAATGGTTGCTACACCAAAAGTTTGCGGCATTGCTACAACATCTATAAACCCAGTTTTTCTTAAAATATTGTTTAAGGCTTCACCATAAGGAAAAGCAGCAGCAGATTCAGATAAATATCCGTAAGCTGAATTGTCTTTCGAAAACAATTTTCCAATAAGCGGTAATATATTTTTGCTGTAAAATTTATATCCTTGTTTATATGGTGTTTTATCCGGAACAGAAGTTTCCAGAATTACAAAAATTCCGTTTGGTTTTAAAACTCGTAAAATTTCAGCAAAACCTTTTTCTAAATTTTCAAAATTACGCACACCAAAACCTACCGTAATGGCATCAAAGTAATTGTCTTCAAAAGGAATATTTTCAGAATCTCCTAAAACCAGATCAATTACATTAGAGAGTTTTTTTTCCTCAACTTTCTTTTTTCCCACTTCAAGCATTCCGGCGGAAATGTCAAGACCTATAATTTTTTCTGCTTTCGTCTGCGCCATTAAAATAGCTAAGTCCCCGGTTCCTGTAGCAATATCCAGAATTACTTTTGGTTTAGAATCAGAAACTAATTTCAATACTTTTTTTCTCCATTTAGTATCAATACCAAATGAAATTACACGATTCAAATTATCGTAGTTCCCAGAAATGTTATCAAACATTTGAGCGACCTGCTCTTTTTTACCTAAAGAAGAGTCTTTATATGGAGTTATTTTTTCAGACATTATTATAATTTACGCAAATATAAACAATCTAGTTTAACTGTAATTGAGTTTTTTAAAATGTCAATTAAATGTTTTGAGACAGAGGCTTAAATCAGCTTTTGAAGTCTTTTTTTTGGCATCACCAAAAGTGGGTATTTTTAAAAAATCACCAAAAGTGGGTATTGTCTTGTGATGATATTATGCACAACTTTGCTGAAGTAAAAATGATTAAAAGTTTTAAATGATTGATCGTTTTCATTTGACTTAATCAAATGGCTGCTTTTTTGCACTGGTAATCATTTGTTCAGGTAAGTAGTTTTTAAAAGTGTTGTTCTTGGGGGAATACTATTTTTAAAAGTGCGAAGTACGTTCTTAGGATTAAATTTGTTTTTGGAAATTTTAATTTTCTTTGCCTTTAATATCTTAGTGGTATTTGTTATTAAAGGCTTTTTTTGAGATTTATCTCAATTAACATTAAATGTTATTCAGTTATTTCAAATGTTACTTTGACATTTGTGATTTTACAAAAACTATTTTCTTGAGCGAGTCAATACTAAAATCAATCGTTTTTTAAAAAACATCCTTCAAAAGAGGATGTTTTTTTATTTATTTTCTAATGTAAGTTTCATAAGTATAATCATAAAGATGTTTTTCATCTTTAAAATTTTCTTCAGATTCTACTAACTGCCATTCGCTTTTGCTGATTTTTGGAAAAAAAGCATCGCCCTCAAATGTGTGATGTACTTTGGTGATTTCAATTATATCGGCATAAGGCAGACCTAAATTGTAAATTTCACCGCCTCCAATAATATACGAATCTTCATTTTCTGGACAGGCAGCAATAGCTTTTTCCATACTGTCAACCACAATACAGCCTTCCGGATTATAATCGGTTTGGCGTGTTATAATAATGTGTGTTCTGTTTGGTAAAGGTTTTGGGAAACTTTCAAAAGTTTTTCTTCCCATTATAATATGGTGATTAGTCGTAAGTGACTTAAATCTTTTAAAATCATTTGGCAGATGCCATACTAACTCATTGTTTTTTCCAAGAGTATTGTTTTCGGCAACAGCCGCTATCATTATAATCATGGTATGCTGTAACTAAATTTTATTCTCAGTGTCTTCGTTTATTTTTGATTCTAATTGACTAATTCTTTTTTGCTGCAAAGCAACAAGTCTGTCAATTTGTTCTCTTTCCCATTTCTTATTCATAAAACGGTCTGTTATATATACTTTTATAAAGTGCAAAATAAAGATAAAGAGCCAGGCAGTAATGATCCAGATACACCAGTTTTGATTTGTTCCTTCGCCAAAACCAAAAAATCTATTAGCAACAAATAAAAATAAACTTCCTAAAAGGAAAAGAACAAAATGAAAATATAAGACCTTTTTTTGTCTTAATCGTCTTCTAGCATACTCGTATTGTTCGTGCACTTCTTTTTCCATAAGATAAAAATGAGATCATAAAGTTAAAATTTATTTTTGAAAGACAATATTTTGGATATAGAATATTTGCCTGAAAATCAAACAACAATTTGAAATACAAAATTTTATGTGCCTTAAATTATGGATACAGCTAAAAAAATATAGTGTTTTTAGTATTATCGTAAATCGATTGTGACTTCGTTACTATTTGACGGAATTTACTTAATTTAGGATCTATAAATCTAAAAACGAAATAGTTATGTCTTTGAAGAAACAATTTATCAAAACGAAGCCGGTTGTTAAAGTTACATTTTCAATAGATGCCAAAGATGCTGATTCGGCAGCAGTCGTTGGAGATTTTAATAACTGGAACGCTTCAGAAGGTGCTTTAAGCAAGTTGAAGAACGGAACTTTTAAAGCTACTTATGATTTGGTTAAAGACGCGATTTACGAATTTAAGTACGTAATCGACGGAACGTATGTTAACGACCCAGAAGCTGATTTTTACAAATGGAATGACTATGCCGGAAGTGAAAATGGAGTTTTAGTTGTATAAAAAAATCCGCTTAAATATTTAAGCGGATTTTTTTATAATTATACAGCAACACTTCCTTGTATGGCAGGATGCGGGTCATAATCTACTAAAGTGAAATCGTCATAATCAAAATCAAAAATGTTTTTGATCTCTGGATTCAAAATCATTTTTGGTAATGGTTTTGGCTCACGCGATAATTGTAGTTCCAATTGTTCAAAATGATTGTTGTAAATGTGTGCGTCACCAAAAGTGTGAATAAATTCACCAGGTTCTAAGTCGCAGACTTGGGCAATCATCATAGTTAATAATGCGTAAGAAGCAATATTAAAAGGAACTCCTAAAAATATATCGGCACTTCTTTGGTATAACTGGCAGGATAATTTTCCTTTAGTTTCTCCTTTTTCTAAATCTGGACTTGCTACATAAAATTGGAAAAAGGCATGACATGGAGGCAGAGCAGCTTTGTTGTTGGCTACATTTTCTTCAAAAGATTTTTTAGTATCTGGCAGAACCGAAGGATTCCATGCAGAAACGATCATTCTTCTGCTGTTTGGGTTTGTTTTTAATTCGGTAATCAGCTCAGAAATCTGATCTATTTCTTCACTGTTCCAATTACGCCATTGGTGTCCGTAAACAGGACCTAAATCGCCATTAGAATCTGCCCATTCATCCCAGATTTTTACTCCGTTTTCTTTAAGGTATTTAATATTGGTATCACCTTTTAAAAACCAAAGCAATTCGTAAATAATCGATTTT includes:
- the ubiE gene encoding bifunctional demethylmenaquinone methyltransferase/2-methoxy-6-polyprenyl-1,4-benzoquinol methylase UbiE — protein: MSEKITPYKDSSLGKKEQVAQMFDNISGNYDNLNRVISFGIDTKWRKKVLKLVSDSKPKVILDIATGTGDLAILMAQTKAEKIIGLDISAGMLEVGKKKVEEKKLSNVIDLVLGDSENIPFEDNYFDAITVGFGVRNFENLEKGFAEILRVLKPNGIFVILETSVPDKTPYKQGYKFYSKNILPLIGKLFSKDNSAYGYLSESAAAFPYGEALNNILRKTGFIDVVAMPQTFGVATIYSASKK
- a CDS encoding dihydrofolate reductase translates to MIIMIAAVAENNTLGKNNELVWHLPNDFKRFKSLTTNHHIIMGRKTFESFPKPLPNRTHIIITRQTDYNPEGCIVVDSMEKAIAACPENEDSYIIGGGEIYNLGLPYADIIEITKVHHTFEGDAFFPKISKSEWQLVESEENFKDEKHLYDYTYETYIRK
- a CDS encoding 2TM domain-containing protein → MEKEVHEQYEYARRRLRQKKVLYFHFVLFLLGSLFLFVANRFFGFGEGTNQNWCIWIITAWLFIFILHFIKVYITDRFMNKKWEREQIDRLVALQQKRISQLESKINEDTENKI
- a CDS encoding isoamylase early set domain-containing protein, yielding MSLKKQFIKTKPVVKVTFSIDAKDADSAAVVGDFNNWNASEGALSKLKNGTFKATYDLVKDAIYEFKYVIDGTYVNDPEADFYKWNDYAGSENGVLVV
- a CDS encoding thymidylate synthase, which translates into the protein MKQYLDLVKHVLENGNQKGDRTGTGTKSVFGYQMRFDLSEGFPMVTTKKLHLKSIIYELLWFLKGDTNIKYLKENGVKIWDEWADSNGDLGPVYGHQWRNWNSEEIDQISELITELKTNPNSRRMIVSAWNPSVLPDTKKSFEENVANNKAALPPCHAFFQFYVASPDLEKGETKGKLSCQLYQRSADIFLGVPFNIASYALLTMMIAQVCDLEPGEFIHTFGDAHIYNNHFEQLELQLSREPKPLPKMILNPEIKNIFDFDYDDFTLVDYDPHPAIQGSVAV